The following proteins are encoded in a genomic region of Sphingobacteriales bacterium:
- a CDS encoding aspartate kinase — protein sequence MKIFKFGGGILKEPSSLKTLARVLSEFKHDELFIVVSAFDKTTNRLENLISDYYHNRQTFNDSFNSIKSFHFSFINQLDFHNFHPVINSLWQHFNDLKNKFEEYAGYPYEVLYDQVVSFGEVFSSSIIHHYLLDKGFDSYFLDARKTVSTDQHHRNACIDEDKTRKLILEEMNNGFHQITVTQGFIGFQQNGLTTTLGREGSDYTAAVLGAVMKADKVIIWKDVQGVFNADPKYYPWAVQIKEMNYDNAAELTGLGAKVLHHRTVQPVKKSRIPLEVRMFQEKSCCGTLITSQAEKFPDIPVIIHRKNKILFILTSLNGISPGQSTLEKIDLLCKKFNLEVNYKSIFQKSMFICLSQPVEPAMSLKEILEHEYKVEIVFGVMMVKVKNGNSEVFERIKNERKIIHEGISGGINYIFY from the coding sequence ATGAAAATTTTTAAATTTGGTGGTGGAATTCTGAAAGAACCGTCTTCATTAAAGACATTAGCAAGGGTTCTGAGTGAATTTAAGCATGATGAATTATTCATAGTGGTGTCTGCTTTTGATAAAACCACCAACCGCCTCGAAAACCTTATTTCTGATTATTATCACAACCGTCAGACATTTAATGATTCTTTTAACAGCATCAAATCTTTTCATTTTAGTTTTATCAACCAGCTTGATTTTCATAATTTTCATCCGGTTATCAACTCTTTATGGCAGCATTTCAACGACTTGAAAAATAAGTTTGAAGAATATGCCGGTTATCCCTATGAGGTGTTGTACGATCAGGTTGTCAGTTTTGGGGAAGTGTTTTCAAGCAGTATTATACATCATTATCTGCTTGACAAAGGTTTTGACAGTTATTTTCTGGATGCACGGAAAACAGTCAGCACCGACCAGCATCATCGGAATGCCTGTATTGATGAGGATAAAACAAGGAAACTTATTCTGGAGGAGATGAACAATGGATTTCATCAGATTACGGTTACACAAGGTTTTATCGGTTTTCAGCAAAACGGACTGACCACTACGCTGGGCAGGGAGGGAAGCGACTATACGGCTGCTGTATTGGGAGCTGTGATGAAGGCTGACAAGGTTATCATCTGGAAAGATGTTCAGGGTGTTTTCAATGCCGATCCTAAATATTATCCATGGGCAGTGCAGATTAAGGAAATGAATTATGATAATGCCGCAGAGCTTACCGGATTAGGAGCAAAGGTTTTGCATCACCGGACGGTTCAACCGGTCAAAAAAAGCCGTATTCCATTGGAAGTAAGGATGTTTCAGGAGAAATCCTGTTGCGGGACACTTATTACATCTCAGGCTGAGAAGTTTCCTGATATACCTGTCATTATTCACCGGAAAAATAAGATTTTATTCATATTAACTTCGTTAAACGGTATTTCCCCCGGTCAAAGTACGCTTGAGAAGATTGATTTACTTTGTAAAAAATTCAACCTTGAAGTGAATTACAAAAGTATTTTTCAGAAAAGCATGTTTATTTGTCTGAGCCAGCCGGTGGAGCCTGCCATGAGCCTGAAAGAAATTCTGGAACACGAATATAAAGTTGAGATTGTTTTTGGGGTCATGATGGTCAAAGTGAAAAACGGCAACAGCGAAGTCTTTGAGCGGATCAAAAACGAAAGAAAGATCATTCATGAAGGAATTTCGGGAGGAATAAACTATATTTTTTATTAA